ATCCTGTTTTGGCGTAAACACTGGCTGAGATGAAATCCGATGCACGCATGGAAAACCAAATCCATTCATTGAGAAAAAACAACCATTGAGGTTGTTTTTTTTACATTCTGTAGAAGATTCTCCCAACAGAAGACTTAATGAGATAATCTTATGTTATCGCAATGTAATTGAAAGAATCATACAACGGCTTTTGCTGAAAAGTAAGGTTTATATAGGGGGTCATATAATGAATTTAGTTAATCGAAAAGATGATCATGATTTTTTAGACAAACATAGACTGAGTCAGAAAAACAAATTTATCATCTGTTTGTTATTTATTGGGATCCTGGTTTTGGTGCTGTTTTTTGGTAATTTAAATACAGCTCCGGGAATTATTATAGGGAGTATAATGGCTGTCGTCACGTTGCTGATGCCGCTGATCTTTGGGTATACCGGCCTTATGGTTACGCTGATATACAGCATCATAGGGATGACTGCTCCATTCAGATTCGGAATAATGCAAGGTGACCCATATTATTTTGCTATTGCCGTGTTCATCCTGGCTAACTTTTTGGGATCTGCGATTATTGCCATTGAAGTTGAACGCAATAAAAAGACCCAGAAAGTACTTGAGACCCTTTCTGTAACAGACGGTCTGACAGAGATCTACAATCACAGGTATTTTCAGCAAAGGCTTGACGAAGAGATTGCGAGGGCGACCAGAGCAAATCGTACGCTTGTCTTGTGTATGATCGATATTGATAACTTTAAGATGTACAATGATTCCTATGGTCATTATTTTGGTGATGAAATACTAAGAAAAACAGCCGGGCTGATCCAAAACACAACGAGAAAGTCAGATATTGCCTGCCGCTACGGCGGGGACGAATTTGCAGTAATTTTGCCTGATTCCGGCGTCGAAGAAGTCCATTTTGTCATGGAAAGACTTAAAGAAGCATTTTACAGTCTGCGATTTTCTTTCCCGGATTGTCACGTTACAAGAACTTTAACGCTTTCGGTCGGTTTCTCAATTTTTCCTGATCTGGCGGAAAATAAAGATCAACTGATTACCCAGGCTGATGCTGCCCTTTACCGGGCCAAATATCAGGGCAGAAACACAATCCAGCTTTATAAAAATTAATACAAAGCATACTGTATATGGTTGCCCATTTATTTAAAATACGCAGTACTAGAATGAATATTTACCATGATCGTTTAAGATGAAAGGGGAAATAAATAAAGCTAAAAAAAGAACTCAAAAAAGGAATAAAAAAGAAAATGTCGAATATACCCGAGAATAAAAGGTAAATTATTCATTTTCTGGTCCGGACAGATAAAA
This sequence is a window from Dehalobacter sp.. Protein-coding genes within it:
- a CDS encoding GGDEF domain-containing protein, with the translated sequence MNLVNRKDDHDFLDKHRLSQKNKFIICLLFIGILVLVLFFGNLNTAPGIIIGSIMAVVTLLMPLIFGYTGLMVTLIYSIIGMTAPFRFGIMQGDPYYFAIAVFILANFLGSAIIAIEVERNKKTQKVLETLSVTDGLTEIYNHRYFQQRLDEEIARATRANRTLVLCMIDIDNFKMYNDSYGHYFGDEILRKTAGLIQNTTRKSDIACRYGGDEFAVILPDSGVEEVHFVMERLKEAFYSLRFSFPDCHVTRTLTLSVGFSIFPDLAENKDQLITQADAALYRAKYQGRNTIQLYKN